Proteins encoded in a region of the Triticum dicoccoides isolate Atlit2015 ecotype Zavitan chromosome 3A, WEW_v2.0, whole genome shotgun sequence genome:
- the LOC119266796 gene encoding disease resistance protein RPM1-like — protein MLEGVIWLLILKLGDALANEAAVLGRSFLVEASALQGLFGEIRKMKEELESMQAFFRTVERFKDADETTVAFVKQIRGLAFNIEDVIDEFTFKLGEDHEGMFLLKAIRRVRQIKTWYRLANNLRDIKANLKSAAERRRRYDLKGVERDAKLTRIGSLSIRPAESVHFKRADDLVGIAENRDLLKKWMKDEEQRHMIITVWGMGGVGKTTLVAHVYNAIKTDFDTCAWITVSHSYEANDLLRQIVEEFRKNDRKKEFPKDVDVTDYRSLVETIRRYLEKKRYVLVLDDVWSVNVWFDSKDAFFGGKLGRIIFTSRIYEVALLASEAQMINLQPLQNHYAWDLFCKEAFWKNENRDCPPELQYWANKFVEKCNGLPIAIVCIGRLLSFKSATFLEWENVYKTLELQFTNNCILDMNIILKVSLEDLPHNMKNCFLYCCMFPENHVMQRKWLVRLWVAEGFIEASEHKTLEEVAEDYLTELINRCLLVEVKRNESGYVDDFQMHDILRVLALSKAREENFCIVLDYSRTNLIGKARRLSIQRGDIAHLAESVPHLRSLLIFQNSLTFGSLRSFSRSVQLMSVLNLQDSSIESLPNEVFDLFNLRYLGLRRTKIANISRLIGRLQNLLVLDAWKSQITNLPVEITRLTKLTHLIVTVKPQIPAMQFIPSIGVPAPIGMWSLASLQTLLLVESSSEMVRYLGALVRLRSFRISRVQGRHCEKLFMAITNMVHLTRLGIHADDDQEVLQLDALNPPPLLQKLFLLGTLEKESLPRFFLSISKLKSLTILRLVWSKLEEDMFCYLEELQQLVKLQLYDAFDGNRMHFRATSFQKLRVLKIWGAPRLSQMTIRSGAMPSLVDLKLLLCPELKSLPCGIEHVTTLEELTLDSTAEELVDRVRRKKEDNISHVQRVYVGFVRNRELAAERIQ, from the coding sequence GGCCTGTTTGGTGAGATACGgaaaatgaaggaggagctggagAGCATGCAGGCCTTCTTCCGAACTGTCGAGCGGTTCAAGGATGCAGACGAGACAACGGTTGCATTCGTGAAGCAGATCAGGGGCCTTGCCTTTAACATCGAGGATGTTATTGACGAGTTCACCTTCAAGCTGGGGGAGGACCATGAGGGGATGTTTCTGCTTAAAGCAATTAGGAGGGTCAGACAGATCAAGACATGGTACCGGCTAGCCAACAATTTGCGTGATATCAAAGCCAACCTCAAGAGTGCTGCAGAGAGAAGGCGCAGGTATGACCTCAAGGGTGTTGAGAGGGATGCAAAACTGACAAGAATAGGCAGCTTAAGCATTAGACCTGCAGAGTCTGTACATTTTAAAAGGGCAGATGATCTTGTGGGGATTGCGGAGAACAGAGACTTGCTGAAGAAATGGATGAAAGATGAGGAGCAGCGACACATGATCATCACTGTTTGGGGCATGGGAGGTGTTGGTAAGACAACACTTGTTGCGCATGTCTACAACGCCATCAAGACTGACTTTGACACCTGTGCTTGGATCACCGTGTCTCATAGCTATGAGGCTAATGATCTGCTAAGACAGATTGTTGAAGAGTTCCGGAAGAATGACAGGAAGAAGGAATTTCCGAAGGATGTTGATGTCACAGATTACAGAAGCCTAGTGGAGACAATCCGCCGTTACCTAGAGAAGAAAAGGTATGTTCTTGTCCTAGATGATGTTTGGAGTGTGAATGTTTGGTTTGACAGCAAAGATGCATTTTTTGGTGGCAAACTTGGTCGGATAATTTTCACATCAAGGATATATGAGGTCGCACTGCTTGCTTCTGAAGCCCAGATGATTAACCTGCAACCCTTGCAAAATCACTATGCATGGGATCTGTTCTGTAAAGAGGCATTTTGGAAGAATGAAAACAGAGACTGTCCACCAGAATTGCAATATTGGGCAAACAAGTTTGTGGAGAAATGCAATGGCTTGCCGATCGCTATTGTGTGCATTGGGCGTCTCCTGTCATTCAAGAGCGCAACTTTTCTGGAGTGGGAGAATGTATACAAAACTCTTGAGCTTCAATTTACAAACAATTGCATCCTGGATATGAACATAATCCTGAAGGTTAGTTTGGAAGACTTACCACACAACATGAAGAACTGCTTTCTTTACTGCTGCATGTTCCCAGAGAATCATGTGATGCAAAGGAAGTGGCTGGTACGGCTTTGGGTCGCAGAAGGATTTATTGAGGCTAGTGAGCATAAAACACTGGAGGAGGTCGCAGAGGATTACCTGACCGAACTCATCAATCGGTGTCTGCTGGTGGAGGTTAAGAGGAATGAATCAGGATATGTTGATGATTTCCAGATGCATGACATCCTTCGTGTGTTGGCCCTCTCCAAGGCACGCGAAGAGAATTTTTGCATAGTCCTCGATTACTCAAGGACTAATCTTATTGGGAAAGCACGCCGTTTATCAATCCAAAGAGGGGATATTGCACACCTTGCAGAGTCTGTGCCACATCTCCGCTCCTTGCTTATTTTCCAGAATTCGCTGACTTTTGGCTCACTCCGTTCATTCTCAAGGTCTGTTCAGTTAATGTCTGTCTTGAACCTGCAAGATAGTTCAATTGAGTCTCTGCCAAATGAGGTGTTTGACTTGTTCAACCTGCGTTATCTGGGCCTTAGACGGACTAAAATTGCTAATATCTCACGGCTGATTGGAAGGCTACAGAATCTGCTTGTGTTGGATGCTTGGAAAAGCCAAATCACCAACCTTCCAGTGGAAATCACAAGGCTCACTAAGTTGACCCATCTTATTGTCACCGTGAAGCCACAGATACCGGCTATGCAGTTCATTCCTTCTATTGGCGTGCCAGCACCTATTGGCATGTGGTCTTTGGCAAGCCTGCAGACATTATTGCTGGTGGAATCCAGCTCTGAAATGGTCCGTTACCTTGGAGCTCTGGTTCGGTTGAGATCATTCCGCATCAGTAGAGTCCAAGGTCGCCATTGTGAAAAGCTCTTCATGGCCATCACCAATATGGTCCATCTCACCCGGCTCGGGATCCATGCGGATGATGACCAGGAGGTTCTGCAGCTCGACGCACTCAACCCTCCTCCGTTACTCCAGAAGCTTTTCCTGCTAGGGACGTTAGAGAAAGAGTCACTGCCCCGGTTCTTCTTATCGATTAGCAAACTGAAAAGCCTCACCATCCTACGGCTCGTCTGGTCAAAGCTCGAGGAGGACATGTTCTGCTACCTCGAGGAGCTGCAGCAGCTGGTGAAGCTTCAGCTTTATGATGCATTTGATGGCAACAGGATGCACTTCCGAGCAACGTCGTTTCAGAAGCTTCGGGTGCTGAAGATCTGGGGAGCTCCACGTCTCAGCCAGATGACGATAAGAAGTGGGGCGATGCCCAGCTTGGTTGATCTGAAGCTCCTGCTCTGTCCGGAGTTGAAGTCGTTGCCGTGCGGGATCGAACACGTGACCACGCTTGAAGAGCTGACCTTGGATTCTACAGCGGAAGAGCTTGTGGACAGGGTTCGCCGGAAGAAAGAGGACAACATATCTCATGTTCAGAGAGTTTACGTCGGTTTCGTCAGGAACCGCGAGCTCGCTGCAGAGAGGATTCAGTAG
- the LOC119266795 gene encoding receptor kinase-like protein Xa21 — MAMAKGGMGLLVCSFLAAMATASGDEAALLAFKAEVSDAGGSLASWNSSAGFCGWEGVTCSRRRPARVVALRLDGAGLAGALSPAIGNLTFLRTLNLNSNSLRGGIPASLGRLRRLQRLHLDGNSFSGTFPVNLSSCVSMTEVVLDNNKLGGRIPPELGEKLASLAVISLSSNMFTGPVPASLANLSHLWYLDLGSNQLTGSIPSRFGSFFQSMRKFSLAQNSLSGMIPPSLYNWSSLEFFVVAFNTLHGGLPNNIGSKLPKLKVLSLPSNQFTGVLPSSLSNMSHLMSLIAWGNGFSGHVPPALGRLGVLQYLHVSDNRLQANDSKGWEFVASLSNCSLLQVLVLSNNSFGGQLPGSVVNLTTTLQRLYLQDNRISGSIPADIGNLVGLKILVIANTYMSGVIPKSIGKLQNLNVLSLYNNSLSGLIPPSLGNLSQLNKLKAYLGNLEGPIPASLGQLKNLFELDFSMNRLNGSIPREIFKLPGLSYYLDLSYNSLSGPLSYEVGSLSNLNHLVLSGNQLSGKIPDSIQNCVVLEWLFLDNNSLEGSIPPSLADIKGLRILNLTMNKFSGNIPEALGSIGNLQGLYLAHNNLSGSIPVVLENLTALSKLDVSFNNLQGGVPNEGVFRNITYLAVAGNVNLCGGTPQLHLAPCSISKNKKNAPKSLVISLATTGAILFSLSVILLAWIFRKKLKPSHKTSAQNSVDDDHYKRIPYRALLRGTNGFSEVNLLGRGSYGAVYKCVLDTEDRTLAVKVFNLGQSRYSKSFEAECEAMRRIRHRCLIKIVTSCSSVNHQGQEFKALVFEFMPNGNLDSWLHPKSQEPTTNNTLSLAQRLGIAVDIVDAVEYLHNYCQPLVIHCDLKPSNILLAEDMSARVGDFGISRILQENTSEGMQTSYSSTGIRGSIGYVAPEYGEGSTVSTTGDIYSLGILLLEMFTGRSPTEGTFGDSLDLHKFADDAVPDRTLEIADPTMWLHSGQQDETTSTRMQECLVSVFRLGISCSKQQPRDRALTRNAAAEIHAIRDAYLKFIGEQGPEREASAGEIQYSVA, encoded by the exons ATGGCAATGGCGAAGGGGGGCATGGGTTTGCTGGTATGCTCATTCCTGGCCGCCATGGCGACCGCGAGTGGCGATGAGGCCGCGTTGCTTGCTTTCAAAGCGGAGGTCAGCGACGCCGGCGGCTCGCTGGCCTCCTGGAACAGCAGCGCCGGTTTCTGCGGCTGGGAAGGCGTGACGTGCAGCCGCCGGAGGCCGGCGCGGGTGGTTGCGCTCAGACTGGACGGCGCCGGGCTCGCCGGAGCGCTCTCCCCGGCCATCGGGAACCTCACGTTCCTGCGGACGCTCAACCTGAACTCCAACTCGCTCCGCGGTGGCATCCCGGCGAGCctcggccgcctccgccgcctgcaGAGGCTCCACTTGGACGGCAACTCCTTCTCCGGCACGTTCCCGGTGAACCTGAGCTCCTGCGTCAGCATGACCGAGGTGGTGCTGGACAACAACAAGCTTGGCGGGCGCATCCCGCCTGAGCTCGGGGAGAAGCTGGCGTCTCTGGCAGTGATCTCGCTGAGCAGCAACATGTTCACGGGCCCTGTTCCTGCGTCACTGGCCAATCTGTCCCATCTATGGTACCTTGATCTAGGCAGCAACCAGCTCACCGGCTCGATCCCGTCGAGGTTCGGAAGCTTCTTCCAGAGCATGCGGAAATTCAGTCTCGCCCAAAACAGCCTCTCTGGTATGATTCCACCTTCTCTCTACAACTGGTCGTCGTTGGAATTCTTTGTGGTGGCGTTCAATACGCTTCACGGAGGCCTCCCAAACAATATCGGAAGCAAGCTCCCCAAGCTGAAAGTTCTAAGCTTACCTTCTAACCAATTCACTGGAGTCCTCCCTTCATCACTATCCAATATGTCTCATCTCATGTCGCTTATTGCCTGGGGAAATGGATTCAGCGGGCATGTGCCTCCCGCATTAGGGAGGCTCGGAGTGCTTCAATACCTGCACGTGTCTGACAATAGGCTCCAAGCTAATGATAGTAAGGGGTGGGAGTTCGTCGCTTCTTTGTCAAACTGCAGCCTGCTGCAGGTATTGGTACTCAGCAACAATTCTTTTGGGGGACAGCTACCGGGTTCAGTTGTGAACCTCACAACCACTCTCCAGCGGCTATACTTGCAGGATAATAGGATCTCTGGGAGCATACCTGCAGATATCGGCAACTTGGTTGGTCTGAAAATACTGGTGATAGCAAACACTTACATGTCCGGAGTGATTCCAAAGAGCATCGGCAAGCTACAGAACTTGAACGTGCTATCATTGTATAATAATAGCTTGTCTGGCCTCATACCGCCATCGCTAGGAAACCTGTCACAGTTGAATAAGCTTAAAGCATACCTTGGCAACTTGGAGGGGCCAATTCCGGCAAGCCTGGGGCAGCTGAAAAACCTCTTTGAACTGGATTTCTCAATGAACCGTCTTAACGGCTCAATACCCAGAGAGATCTTCAAATTACCTGGCCTTTCTTACTATCTGGACTTGTCATACAACTCCCTTTCTGGACCCCTTTCTTATGAAGTTGGTAGTTTGTCAAATCTTAACCATCTGGTTCTATCAGGAAATCAGTTGTCTGGCAAGATACCTGACAGTATACAGAATTGCGTAGTGTTGGAATGGCTATTCTTAGACAACAATTCGCTAGAGGGAAGCATACCTCCGTCACTGGCAGATATAAAGGGGCTCCGTATACTGAACCTGACCATGAATAAGTTCTCTGGTAATATTCCTGAGGCCCTTGGTAGCATTGGCAACCTGCAGGGACTGTACCTAGCGCACAACAATTTGTCAGGGTCAATCCCAGTAGTTCTAGAGAATTTGACAGCATTATCCAAACTGGATGTATCCTTCAATAATTTGCAAGGTGGGGTTCCAAATGAAGGTGTTTTCAGAAACATCACTTACTTAGCAGTGGCTGGGAATGTCAACTTGTGTGGTGGTACACCTCAACTTCATTTGGCTCCATGCTCcataagcaagaacaagaaaaatgCGCCGAAGTCTCTTGTGATTTCTTTAGCAACAACTGGAGCAATCTTGTTCTCACTTTCAGTTATTCTTCTTGCTTGGATATTTCGCAAGAAGCTCAAACCAAGCCACAAGACATCAGCACAAAATTCAGTTGATGATGACCATTACAAGAGAATTCCCTATCGTGCATTACTGAGAGGAACTAATGGATTTTCAGAAGTCAACTTGCTTGGGAGAGGAAGTTATGGTGCGGTTTATAAGTGTGTTCTGGACACTGAAGACAGAACATTGGCTGTCAAGGTGTTTAACCTTGGTCAATCTAGGTATTCCAAGAGTTTTGAGGCTGAATGTGAGGCCATGAGAAGGATACGACACCGTTGTCTCATCAAGATCGTTACTTCTTGTTCGAGTGTCAACCACCAAGGTCAAGAGTTCAAGGCATTGGTTTTTGAGTTCATGCCCAATGGTAACTTGGATAGTTGGCTTCATCCAAAATCTCAAGAACCCACTACAAACAACACGCTTAGCCTTGCCCAGAGGCTTGGCATTGCTGTCGATATTGTGGACGCAGTAGAATATCTGCACAACTACTGTCAGCCATTGGTAATCCATTGCGATCTTAAGCCAAGCAACATTCTTCTTGCTGAAGACATGAGCGCACGAGTTGGAGACTTTGGCATATCAAGGATCCTTCAAGAAAATACAAGTGAGGGGATGCAAACTTCATATAGCTCAACTGGAATTAGAGGTTCCATAGGCTATGTTGCTCCAG AGTACGGAGAAGGCTCTACGGTCTCAACAACCGGTGATATTTATAGCCTTGGCATATTGCTGCTTGAGATGTTTACGGGAAGGAGCCCAACAGAAGGCACGTTTGGAGATTCATTGGATCTGCATAAGTTTGCCGACGATGCTGTTCCAGATAGAACTCTGGAGATAGCTGACCCAACGATGTGGCTCCACAGCGGACAACAAGATGAAACTACAAGTACTAGAATGCAGGAGTGTTTGGTTTCAGTCTTCAGACTTGGCATATCTTGCTCAAAGCAACAGCCCCGAGACCGAGCACTGACGAGAAATGCAGCGGCGGAGATACATGCAATCAGAGATGCATACCTCAAGTTTATAGGGGAGCAAGGACCAGAAAGAGAAGCCTCAGCTGGAGAAATACAGTACAGTGTTGCATAA
- the LOC119266797 gene encoding synaptotagmin-4-like — MPKKGLKKLHAKDALDFFNQVMVEQPLLPFLIPLGLFAWFVERWVVPFSNWVPLAAAVWATIQYGRFKRKMAVEDLNKRWKHLILNTTPTTPIEPCEWLNKLLIEVWPNYMEPKLSKKFQSTVERRLKNRKPKLIDKIELQEFSLGSCPPTLGEQGMRWMTSGEQQVMSLGFDWHSKEMSVMFMAKLAKPLMGTARIVINSIHIKGDLLLSPILDGEAVLYSFESTPEVRIGVAFGSGGSQTVPGMELPGVSTWLVKLLTETIAKTMVEPRRLCFSLPPVDLKKQAVGGVLSVTVVSASNLGRKSRTNELGNNQSSSGNTTPGIPLNRRAHTFIEVEVGTLTRKTTTCEGPNPTWNSTFNMVLHGETGVVKFLLYELDSDGVKYNYLTSCEIKVKYVLDGSTIFWAIGHNDGVVARHAEHCGKEVGMVVPFEEDITGELTVSLVLKEWQFSDGSVTLSNSLSNEFQCSIDGSPKLQSRTGRKLRVKVVEGRALAVNSKSGKCDPYVKLQYGKALYRTKTLSRTAQPVWNDKFEFDEIGGGEYLKVKCYNLDTFSDDSIGSARVNLEGLLDGASRDVWVPLEKVDSGEIRLEIEAIPNDHNDSLKRSSSKVEAGWIELVIIEARDLVAADLRGTSDPYVRVQYGNKKKRTKVIYKTLAPNWNQTFEFAETGEPMILHVKDHNAVLPTASIGNCTVEYSMLSPNQPADKWIPLQGVRSGEIHVKITRRVANSEKKTSLLTDASALGKGHKISAQMRDSLKKCSGLVDDGGDAEALLLALTEVESVQDEQDLYIQQLEREKALMLQKIRDLGSEVLRTSSGPARTSC; from the exons ATGCCGAAGAAGGGGCTCAAGaagctgcacgccaaggatgcgctCGACTTCTTCAACCAGGTCATGGTGGAGCAGCCCCTGCTCCCCTTCCTCATCCCGCTCGGCCTCTTCGCGTGGTTCGTCGAGCGCTGGGTCGTGCCCTTCTCCAACTGGGTGCCCCTCGCGGCCGCCGTCTGGGCGACCATTCAG TATGGGAGGTTCAAACGAAAGATGGCTGTAGAAGATTTGAACAAAAGATGGAAGCACCTTATACTGAACACAACA CCTACCACACCGATAGAGCCTTGCGAGTGGTTGAACAAACTTTTGATTGAAGTTTGGCCAAACTACATGGAACCGAAACTATCAAAGAAGTTTCAATCTACCGTCGAG AGACGCTTAAAGAATCGAAAACCAAAACTGATT GATAAAATAGAATTACAGGAATTCTCACTCGGTTCTTGCCCACCTACCTTGGGAGAGCAGGGTATGCGCTGGATGACTTCAGGCGAACAG CAAGTCATGTCCTTGGGTTTTGATTGGCACAGCAAAGAGATGAGTGTGATGTTTATGGCGAAATTAGCAAAACCTCTGATGGGCACTGCTCGCATTGTTATAAACAGCATCCACATCAAGGGAGAT CTTCTACTGAGTCCCATTCTTGATGGCGAAGCTGTCCTCTATTCTTTTGAATCTACTCCAGAAGTCAGGATAGGTGTAGCATTTGGAAGTGGTGGAAGCCAAACAGTTCCTGGTATGGAGTTACCGGGTGTCTCAACATGGCTG GTAAAGCTTTTGACTGAAACAATAGCCAAGACAATGGTTGAGCCTCGCCGTCTCTGCTTTTCTTTGCCACCAGTAGATCTGAAGAAACAAGCAGTTGGTGGTGTTCTTTCTGTTACTGTTGTTTCAGCTAGTAATCTTGGCAGAAAGAGCAGAACTAATGAGTTAGGGAACAACCAAAGCTCAAGTGGAAACACTACACCTGGGATTCCTCTTAACAGGAGGGCACATACATTTATTGAGGTAGAAGTCGGCACTTTGACGAGAAAAACAACTACTTGTGAGGGTCCAAATCCTACATGGAATAGCACATTTAACATGGTACTGCATGGAGAGACAGGTGTTGTCAAGTTTCTTCTGTATGAACTGGATTCCGATGGTGTCAAGTATAATTACCTGACAAGCTGCGAGATAAAG GTCAAGTATGTTTTAGATGGTTCGACAATATTCTGGGCTATAGGACATAATGATGGTGTGGTTGCAAGGCATGCTGAGCATTGTGGGAAAGAAGTTGGAATGGTGGTTCCATTTGAGGAGGATATCACAGGCGAG TTAACTGTCAGTCTTGTGCTAAAAGAATGGCAATTCTCTGATGGGTCGGTTACATTGAGTAACTCTCTGAGCAATGAATTCCAATGTTCCATTGATGGATCACCGAAGCTTCAGTCAAGGACAGGAAGGAAGCTCAGAGTCAAAGTAGTGGAGGGTAGGGCCCTTGCAGTAAACAGTAAATCTGGGAAATGCGATCCTTATGTGAAACTCCAGTATGGAAAG GCTCTATACAGAACAAAGACGCTCTCCCGTACGGCCCAACCAGTTTGGAATGACAAGTTTGAATTTGATGAGATTGGTGGTGGTGAATATCTGAAGGTCAAATGCTATAATTTAGATACATTCAGTGATGATAGCATTGGCAGCGCAAGAGTAAATCTGGAGGGACTTCTAGATGGTGCTAGCCGAGATGTGTGGGTACCACTTGAAAAAGTAGATTCAGGAGAGATCAGGCTCGAAATAGAGGCAATACCAAATGATCACAACGACAGTCTGAAG AGATCAAGCAGTAAAGTTGAAGCTGGCTGGATCGAGCTAGTAATAATTGAAGCCAGGGATCTTGTTGCTGCTGATCTTAGAGGAACTAGTGATCCTTATGTCAGGGTGCAATATGGGAACAAGAAGAAGCGAACCAAG GTCATTTACAAGACGCTGGCTCCAAACTGGAACCAGACATTTGAGTTTGCGGAAACCGGAGAGCCCATGATCCTGCATGTCAAGGACCATAACGCGGTCCTTCCAACCGCCAGCATAGGCAACTGCACCGTTGAATACAGCATGCTTTCTCCGAATCAACCCGCCGACAAATGGATACCGCTGCAAGGAGTGCGGAGCGGAGAAATCCATGTGAAGATCACCCGGAGGGTCGCAAACTCGGAAAAGAAAACCAGCCTGCTGACAGATGCGTCCGCCCTCGGCAAAGGACACAAGATATCAGCACAG ATGAGAGACAGCCTGAAGAAATGCTCGGGCTTGGTGGACGACGGCGGCGATGCGGAGGCGCTGTTGTTGGCCCTGACGGAGGTGGAGAGCGTCCAGGACGAGCAGGATTTGTACATACAGCAGCTGGAGCGGGAGAAGGCCTTGATGCTGCAAAAGATACGTGACCTTGGTTCTGAAGTCCTCAGGACATCCTCCGGTCCTGCAAGGACCTCCTGCTAG